Sequence from the Drosophila innubila isolate TH190305 chromosome 3L unlocalized genomic scaffold, UK_Dinn_1.0 0_D_3L, whole genome shotgun sequence genome:
CTCGaagtcattttatttttatgaccaACAGCGCAATGGCAGCAAACAGCTCCCGGGGCGTGTCAGCTGCCCCGCCCCCTACCCTCCTCTACACCCCCTTTAACCTCAACCCCTGCAGTCTCAACAGCTGTCGCCAATGTCGCCACAAACGACGACAAAACTCTCAGCTAACATCAACGACTTATTTTTTGGCACGAGCGccaagacaaaaaaaataaagaaaaagattctttttggcttaaaattaaatgaaaacatatatggtacacacacacactcacacactcaacaCACACTTACTCACACATACCTTAAGTACTTTAGAAAATCTCTAAAGTAACACAGATTTGACGTTGCGGCCTAGCGACAAGAtgcaaaaaaccaaaacgaaTCGACgcgacggcaacaacaacagcaaaaacaacaacagtaacaacaacgacaaagcAATGAAAATTGAAGACGACCGCAGAGCGtcgcatttaattttagatttatttacaGGGTGCTTCTTAGCAGGTGTGAATAACGAGGCCTTGGGCCTAGGAAAACGAGGATTTTAACTCGGAAATACGTACTGAATGATAttgaaaaacttgaaaataactttgttaaaactcccttgacaatattttaaaaacttcaaactgtcataactttgtcaatactCAACCGACttttatgcggaatatcattttcataatgatttggtctccaaattgattcggcatttaaattttcgttacttaagaaatttgatttttcgactataagccgtTCATCATCCATAATTTGAATACTagccccttaacattttttagaaaactttgaactctcatacctttattaaaacttaaccgattcccatgcggaatgtcattttgatcattatttggcttctaaattaattctgcatcataattttgttcatttagaaaatttgatatttttcgactataagccgtatattatcataatttgcataccaaccccttaacattttataataagttttcaactctcataactttgtcaaaactcaaccgatttccatgcggaatgtcattttggtcattatttggcctctaaattgattctgcatcatgattttgttcatttaaaaaatttgatatttttcgactataagccgtATATTATCcataatttgcataccaaccccttaacattttatcagtaactttgaactctcataactttgccaaaactgaaccgattttcatgcggaatatcattttattcattatttggcctcaaaattgattctgcatcaaaatttaaaatatgtagaaaattcgatattttggtcatcactgtcatatttttccgtACCTACGCCTTAAGactttattaacattttatcaaaaactttgaactctcataactttgtcaaaactcaactgatttccatgcggaatgtcattttggttattatttggcctccaaattgattctgcatttcaattttgatcacttagaaaattttatatttttcgactataagccgtATATTATCcataatttgcataccaaccccttgacattttatcaaaaactttgaactctcataacttcctCAATACTcgaccgatttccttccggaatgtcattttgatcattatttggcctctagattgattctgcatcataatattgttcatttagatatttgatattttttgactataatccataaaatttttgcaaaagaattttcaagaatttttacAGACTTAAAATGGCTTAAGCTAAATTCATATCTGTCTGGTTCACAATAAGTCGAATTTAATTCCTTGTATTACTTCGTTTAATTTCATAACTTGAGCGAATTTGTAAGCGGAAAACCTTTTTGGTTAAGTTCTCATCTCTTAATCAGATCTCTGCCTCACTTTTTTCCGGCAAGTAATctataaaaaaccaaattgtAAGCACATTTGAGCTCATTTGgaagacggacagacacacccCTTATCTGAGAAAACGTTGCCCGCCGTTGTCGTCCCGCCCGGGGTCCCTGGCGACACGTTTCctagtcaacaacaacaacaacaacaacaacaacaacggcaaaggcaacgacaacagtcagtcagtcggggGACTGAGAAGATTTCGATTTTCTTCTCGATGCTCTGATGATGTCGACGATGATGTCGCAGAGACCGCGTGggttattttgtaaaatatatctGAAAAATCTGTTGGCGTTTTCATTTTGTCGTGTAGCTCAGACTTTATGCGACTTTTGATTTGTGCGCGTATTTCAACGCGGAAtgcaactaaaaataaaaatatttttagatcaCATTTttaccttattttttttgctgctgcttttccTTTGGCTTTTCCGTTTCGCCTCTTTGTTGCAGTTGAAAACTTTCCACactttgttgttcttttttttctttttttttgggctctaaataatatcaaatatttgggCCTTGTTTGAGCCAAATATTTATTggctgcttaaaaatatattagcaccttttcaacttgtttgtttataattataattattattataatttttattattattattattgtagttgttgtaccGAAACGCGTGCGctttaaaaagttgaaaatttagtaaataataattcaaattttatcacACATTATTGGGtcagttgtgtgtgtgtgtgtgtgtgaccgagtgagtgtgtgtgcgtgtgtgtgtattagtgtTGGCTAAGAGAGTGGGTGGGGGTATAATCTCGGGCTCGTTTATCAACTCATCAAAGGGCAGTCAAAATGCCAACGTGAAATGAACGAAATTTCTATGCGCTCTGCATACGAGAAACTCCAAAGAGAAACCGATGGAGCGAGGggcaaaaagagagagaaagagagaggagagcTCTTCTCAAATTGTAAGGGTATAATGGATACCAAgttgcctgtgtgtgtgtgtgtgtatatagttgttgtttatggccattacgttacgtatacgcaacgtgtaCGAATGGCAACACACAAGGGACGACGCTGCGAGGACGATGACAACGAGAGAGAGGAGcgaggagagagagaaagaggaaagAGAGCCGTCGATGGCTCTGTGACTATTTGCTGTGCCGGGGGAATGTGAGCGTTTTGGCCAATAGCGGCAGAGCGGAGCGGCAAGAGGGGAACGATGGAGTGAAGGAGAGGTAGAGTTGGCAAGATGGCTTGTTTGGTATacacaaaaattgtttcaattcaacaacaacaatttgaaaacaaaaaaattttgtgtgtcacgcataaaatgtgttttattCCTTGCCAGCTTTTCTTTCCTATTTTCCTATTTGCCGCGTTCTCGTTTGCCGTTTCGTGTTATTTCTATgctcatatacatatgtatatatatatttgtatttctaaCGAAAATTGCCAACAGCGCCAAAgcgacgacagcaacaatggcaactgcaacaacaacaacagctactactataattacaacaataaagaaaacaagtaTAGACCCAAAATCAAGTACGTTCTCACACAATTTTCATATGAATTTATACCGCTCGTCAAGaaagtattttgacaaaataaaaatgcacataaatacgtaaaaatagttaagttaaatgaaaaatatatttcttattttatggaaagttaaattaaatgaaaaacatgTTTCTTctcttaagaaataaattaaaaatctatcaaaaatagtatttttttgtaagaaaataaattgtgtaaattttgaatattgtcAAAACGCtttcttgaccaactgtatgcATTTGTGCCTGGCCGCTGATTTCTGTTTTTGTCGCTGGCAGCGAAAACCGTTTGCCTGGGTTCTAACCAGGCCGACTCTTGTCTTGGCCAGGCCGAAATagtacttttttatttttattattattatttaatgttgttgttgctgctgtcgttgacTTTTGTCGGGCTTGTTAGGACCAGgctaaaatgctttaaaaacttattttttatggctttttTGGCGAAAAAAACgcagtttatatttttaaacacgATTGTAGTTTGTATgctaactgttgttgttgttgtttttcttgttgttgcagcacAGAACGCACGAAAactggcacacacacaacacacacatgacACACACAGTGACACACACGCTGAAATGTCGTCTAACGTacgagttgctgctgctgctgctgctgctgctgcgacgacgacgacaacgttGACGACTGTTTGACTGCGACGCCGACGTTCACGTAGAGAACTCTTtgaacaaaaaaccaaaaaacgtGAAAACTGCGACGGCTATATGACGGCGAGAGTGTGTGGCAGAAGCAGAAGTGTTGCAATCACGACGGTAGAACAACGACTCAGCCAAACACGACTGAAAACGCGACCAACTGGGCCCCCACAAAGCGCGCACAGCAGCGACGCAACAGCGACGCCAACGTTAGCAGCGAGCAATGCTAGTTCGTTTCATGTTCGCTTCGGCTCGCAGTCGCTGCTCTCGCTTCGTTACATTTGAAAACGTTTTGTGCACTCTCTTTGCTATTTGGCGCTCTTTGTTGTCGTATAGCGTAGCGAGGGATGCAATGCACGTGTGAGAGCATGTTATGCATGTGactgcgtctgtgtgtgtgtgtgaaaaagaTTACAATAAGCACATTTTAGCGATATTACATATTTGGCCTATTTattaagcagcagcagcagcaacaacaataactatagCCGCTTTAACTCTCGCGCTTTAGACTCCCACTCTAGCGCGCTCCCGCTCTTCCACTCTCCCACTCACCCACtcccgctctcgctctctcgctggCATTTAGAGTTGTGTGtgacgctgacgtcgctgtCAACGTCCGTGTGCGCTATGGCTGGCCAAGCAAACACAGTTATgtttgccgctgccgctgcgtgCGTTCTCCGATTTTTTGATTCTTTGCTTATTGTGCAATGAGCCATGGCGACTTAATTGCTTTTCGTTTGGGCTTTTGgcttctataaaaaaaaacaacgacaataacaataagagCAGCAACTGgcagttttattttctctttgcGCTACGCTGCACTTCAaattctcattgttgttgctgttattctATCTGTCATGGCGTAGGCGCATAAATAACGTGCTGATAAAAAATGGGCGAAGGgcgtgcacacacacacacacatgcaaacgTACTCACGTAATTATGGCCAGCGCTTTTATCAACTTCacgtagttttttttttatttatttttgttcattttttgtaaagtTCTCGATTACATAAGCACCATGATGGAAATCTGGCTGGAAACGACGACGAAAACCGCCGGacgtgtgagtgagtgtgtgtgtgtgaagttggaaaatttgaatttttcagtGAAGACAGcgagagaaaaacaaaaacaatcatgataattaaattgagttCACTGATGCGTATACttaacattaaattcaaaagcagcaacgacagcgacgccgacagcgacagcaacaaaagcttCCTCTGTCGCGACGACGTCGTcgccttaaaaaaaatgctttaaattaaaaaaaaaagaaccttCAACTGCCAGCACAAACAGCAGccggcagcgacgtcgacgttgacgtcgccgTCATCGTCATGCTCATTGTGTGGGAGGTGGGATGAGGTGGCCCATACATCGTattagcaacaaaaaattatataggtTAACATTTCGCTCGTATCCCGCATGCTTTGGTCAGAGCGGGAGAGCGACATGCAAATGTGTGCCGCATGTCCTCCCACTCTCACTCCCACTCCTACACCCTACTCACTCtcactataacaacaacaatgtcatcacaaaaaagtcaaagccaCTTTTTGCTCTTAAGTGCAAAAATCATAGAACAAAGCTGCATCCCTCGAAAAGCAGCTTTCGCTCTCTTTTGTTTAAAGAGAACGCAGCGAAATAAATAGACGAGAGAGTGGcagtgagagtgagagcgagagctTTGCTATGTGCGTGGGCGACAGGAAGCAGAGTTCCTTGTTGAAACCCGCAAACTTAAATAGAGCAAATGTTGCCTTGCGTGTTATTAtacctctctctgtctccctgAAAAGGGCATAATAAAGTTGTGCAATGCCAGTGGGAGGGAAAGTGAGAGGAGGACAGCGACGAGtctataaataacaatttgtgcACGAATATGGCGATCTTGAGAATATAGaataatatatgtttatatgtacatacatatgtatgtagagtATTTGCTAGTCGATTAAGTTGCTGACTTGTTAGATTTTAGCTTCacttgtataataaataacttgagTATAAGTCATGAAATCAACAGTAAGCTCAGCCTATTCCCCTACTCCCTTTGCTCCCTTTTCCCCTCTCTCTGCTCCCTGCTGACTACTGTTAAATGGAGCGCGAAATGTAAAATGGCGCATATCATGTGAAAGACGTTTTAATGGGTCAGCAAAGCAGGCTAAAAGAGCGTAGAGTCAACGGATTTCGACCTTAAAACGCATTAGCAGCACTCGgataaattgtaataattttattagcaaACATGAAAAGCGGACAGCGCTTAACTGGCCAAGTTAAGTGTTTCGAAAGGTGTTGGCTTCATTTTTAGAAGTTTACTAAATCCAATAAGAAAACCTAACGACGGAGAGAGAGTGCGAGAGAGGGAGGGCGAGCGAACAAGCAACGCACAGTGGGAAAcgtttgtaaaaattaatccGATGGATAATTCTTTGAAGATTAACTGacaaatatagtttttttttttaattaacttatttaaattaaaattttatcaattgaaatgaatacaaattgagttaaccaaatatataaaattatgatttacaaaagaaaatatgtcaaaaatgtataattttaattttatgatttgtttACAGAAACAGAAATGTATATGTAACTTGGACTCCCTAAGGCTTAAATCAGCCGGTTGGCCGTACTCCCTTCTAAGCATAGGAATtgttctattaaatttttaaaatatctaaataaacatgatttttaagatatggccccactgtgcgacgtGACAAGTGCAGGCGCGCTCAAGGTAAATGCGTTaacgcagtcgcagtcgacgtcgcagtcAGCGACAGCGTTGTCGTCAACAGAGTGCAAGATCAACTGAGGCGAGTGGCCGAAAAACCGAGCGAGCGAGCGGGAGAGTAAGTAAGCAGCagaagggagagggagagcgagagtgAGCGCAACGAAATGGttagcaaaagaaaaaccacGCGCGAGTGACAAtcagacagacacacagacaaacgAGCACATGTaatcacatacacacaaacagacaacTGTATGCATGTGTGGTAGCATTTGGATGCTGTTTCGGGGCAGCCACCGGTCGGACAGGGAAAGacgacagacagagacagacgtTCGGTCTGTTGGTTGGCTGCTTGTTCTAGCCGTCAAGTGTTGACTAAATTGAAAAGAACAAATCGGTAACTCGTTTTTTAGCCAGGTTTAGAGTTAGAGCTAAAACAGGCAAACACCTTTCCCCTCTCttccgctgtcgctgcctctgttAGCGCATGTTGTGCGCGTTTGACATACTGACCCAATTCCCGGTTTCGATTTTCTGGTTTTTCTTTCAAATACACGTTTTCCGCTggatgcacacacacaaacatacatatgtacatacattcaCACACATGTGTGCTGCGTGTGTTCCTCAAACTCTGGAAAAACGAGTTGCATAGAACATTTGCCACACTGTGCCCCCTCTTCCTCTCccctccatttccatttccccATAAGCAAttgccaaaaaattaaagtagcTGTCACACTCACCGTTATCCAAATCGTTGCATTTGTCTTGGAGCTTTGATGAaattcctgttgttgttgcattcgcgcacacacacacatatatatatatatatatacaaaatgatAGAGGGCGCCTTCTGTACGTAACGACTTAACGGGTAACGAAGTTGTGGTTACGTTATTTGCTTATTACTCAATACGTTGAACGTTGAACGGTTATCGTTGATGCTTGACGACGCTTAATCGGTTAATTGGTTAACGGTTATGAATGTTATCAATTGATTGGTTGCGGGTGtctgtcttgttgttgttgttttcttatgTTGCGTTCCGATTTTTAAGATGAATTacactattttatttttatttttacactaCTAGAGATCTTACTTCCTACGAATCACAATTACAAGTGAATATGAGAGGCTCCCCAAAAACAACGACAGTTACACATGAATTTTTACGCACCGACTACTTTTTAACCTCCTCTCACCCAAAAATATTCTCACACAAGCAACATTTACAAATGCACTCaaaatatatctatgtatgtgcgtatatttatctattgcgtatgtgtgtgtgcacatgcAGCGCGCGTCGCCGTCTATAAAAAAAGGTAGCGACTTTTATGCTGCACTGTGGTAAAtcaacataacaacaacacacacatttgccATGTGACGTAACAATTTCGTGTTAATTTTAACGGCTCACAGAACTGTCAAAATCACTTGACAGACCACTGCGTTAATTTCAAAAACGTTTAACGGTgatattcaattcaaattctcCTTAGAACCGAGAACGTATTCCAACTCGGCACAGCACGCAATTATTTATAACGTAAACAACTTTACATCTGTGTTGTATGAGCGAGAGTGGGATGGACAATTAGACTAGTTCATGAGTGAGCGAACTAAAAAGAGTTGCTCTTTGAATTCAATGAGCGAACATGTTCTTTATGTTTGTTGCTCAATTTGAATCACCTGTTCAATTTTATCTCGAAAATCCGCTTACTTATGTGTAATATTTGTTTGCCCTTTTAAAATATAGCGTATTCTTTTATCCGCCATTCTTACtaaaaatgcgaaaattaaatttgttcctTTGGAAAAAGTAACATTTTCCAACTTCTCTTCTCGAGGGCTGACAAACTTtaaacctttattaaaatgtttaccttaattttatcgtatttcgaattttaaattttcattgaatttattaatttgttattgaattttttgcatttttaaatttgctatttttatcagtgctgGCAGTTTGGCCGTCAGTGTTGAgacggcacagctgatttacaaatgcagtgcagtgctgccagcttGCTTCAATAGTCAGGTCGCAACATAAAACGAGTTGGCAGGCTGTGgaataacaataaagaaaaacaacgcATTTATTTTTCCACTAAAGGCGCTTAAGAAATGTACTAAACGGGACGCGATAAAGATTCGCAACGAAAATGTCGCTGGTGGATCATGACTCATGGTATGCAGCCACGATAACAATAGCTGCTTTGGTTTTAACTCCATACGAATTTCTCCGCAGGGATATCGAATACGAGGGCTGCGAGCGTTTGAGGCATCAATTGCTGGTGCAGCTGAATGAGCGACGACAGCTGCAGTCGAGTCCCACCTCGAGAGAATATGTGAAGCTCACCAACAGCATAGAGTCTGGCCTGGAACAGTTGCGCAAGGATGTAAACCGCCTCAAAGTTGTGCTAAACAATGCCATCACCTGGGAAACGAGTCCGGAGACGGAACTGCAGCAGCGACGCATCAGTTTCGATAAGCTCACCTCACAGCTGCGCGAGATTGAGTTGAAATTCACCAGCAGCACGCGTGCCAATCAACTGGCGACATCTAGCGGCTCAGTTTGGCAAAATGCGGGTgcaaccgcagcagcagcaactccaGGTCGACCCACAGATGTGGAGTCCCTCAAGCGAATGCAGGCGGAAATTCTGGAGGAACAGAATCGTGGCCTTGAGGCGCTATCAAGAACCATTGGACGTCAGCGTGACATGGCCATTGTGGTGGGCAACGAGGTGGAGACCCAGAATACTATTCTGGATAACCTGTCCAACACCATGGATCGGGTGGACAACGGCTTGCAGCGGGAAACCCAAGGTATTGGCCAAATAAATAGAACCGACAGCACCTGGGGATATTGGCTGGTCATCATTGGACTCTTTATAGCCATCATTGTGACCATATTGCTCTAGCGGAATGAGCGAatctgtacatatatacatttacatatatatatatatatatatattctgtgTTATACTTGTCTCTA
This genomic interval carries:
- the LOC117788673 gene encoding syntaxin-8 encodes the protein MSLVDHDSWDIEYEGCERLRHQLLVQLNERRQLQSSPTSREYVKLTNSIESGLEQLRKDVNRLKVVLNNAITWETSPETELQQRRISFDKLTSQLREIELKFTSSTRANQLATSSGSVWQNAGATAAAATPGRPTDVESLKRMQAEILEEQNRGLEALSRTIGRQRDMAIVVGNEVETQNTILDNLSNTMDRVDNGLQRETQGIGQINRTDSTWGYWLVIIGLFIAIIVTILL